A stretch of the Rosa rugosa chromosome 5, drRosRugo1.1, whole genome shotgun sequence genome encodes the following:
- the LOC133710287 gene encoding uncharacterized protein LOC133710287: MGKLLESARPFLRGELESIDKNLPSLVKVLQSVGAGECWHKHGTFLEHLVDIYRILKIWKAPDSVCLCGLFHSAYSNSYVNLAIFDPSTGRDVVRRHVGEAAERLIHLFCIVPRQPLIHDDLLFHYTDDELRDHLKQSEAAAVSDMNCNWRKKVQSLVPAGGIRVKHIKTGQDVLVSRRIVATFVMMTMADFSDQLFGFQDALFDNGNGRLEFTGNKYGALWPGDGKPGLWMNSISRMAALYTLLVREEQVFIRERGDANPDISRDENIQLVVPPVFDNCTRVLDAGEQLAARDLYWEAVCDSDSDSASLLKSCIEKNPFIGEPHVVLGQVYLTQGKYEEAEREAETGLRLLLEWASCWDKRMSWQGWIAWARVLLLKAQERSWPQTSWGILNLGLVE; this comes from the coding sequence atggGAAAGCTGTTAGAGTCTGCCCGTCCATTCTTGCGCGGTGAGCTGGAGTCGATCGACAAGAATCTGCCTTCACTTGTCAAAGTGTTGCAGTCTGTTGGAGCCGGTGAGTGCTGGCATAAGCACGGCACTTTTCTGGAGCACCTGGTAGACATCTACCGCATTCTCAAAATATGGAAGGCCCCTGATTCCGTCTGCCTCTGCGGCCTCTTCCACTCCGCTTACTCCAATTCCTATGTCAACCTCGCCATATTCGACCCTTCCACCGGCCGCGACGTCGTTCGCCGCCATGTCGGGGAGGCTGCCGAGCGCTTGATCCACTTGTTCTGCATCGTCCCAAGGCAGCCACTCATCCACGATGACCTTCTCTTCCACTACACCGACGACGAGCTCCGCGACCACCTCAAGCAATCCGAAGCGGCGGCTGTTTCTGATATGAATTGCAACTGGAGGAAGAAAGTGCAGAGTCTGGTTCCTGCTGGTGGGATCAGAGTGAAGCACATAAAGACGGGCCAAGATGTGTTGGTTTCGAGGAGGATCGTCGCGACGTTTGTGATGATGACCATGGCAGATTTCAGCGACCAACTGTTTGGTTTCCAGGACGCGCTGTTTGACAACGGAAACGGGCGGCTCGAGTTCACTGGGAACAAGTATGGAGCTCTGTGGCCTGGCGATGGCAAGCCGGGGCTCTGGATGAACTCCATTTCAAGGATGGCTGCACTCTACACGCTCCTCGTCAGGGAGGAACAAGTGTTTATTCGAGAGAGAGGTGACGCCAACCCTGACATTTCTCGAGATGAAAATATCCAACTCGTGGTGCCGCCAGTGTTTGACAACTGCACCAGGGTTTTGGATGCTGGGGAGCAATTAGCTGCCAGGGACCTCTATTGGGAAGCTGTTTGTGATTCTGATTCCGATTCTGCTTCACTGCTCAAGAGTTGCATTGAGAAAAACCCTTTCATCGGAGAGCCGCATGTGGTGTTGGGTCAGGTTTATCTGACGCAGGGAAAGTACGAGGAGGCTGAGAGAGAAGCTGAGACAGGGCTGAGGCTTCTGCTGGAATGGGCAAGTTGTTGGGACAAGAGGATGTCTTGGCAAGGATGGATTGCTTGGGCCAGGGTTCTGCTCTTGAAGGCCCAAGAAAGATCATGGCCTCAAACTTCCTGGGGCATTCTCAACTTGGGCCTCGTCGAGTAG